A segment of the Cricetulus griseus strain 17A/GY chromosome 6, alternate assembly CriGri-PICRH-1.0, whole genome shotgun sequence genome:
GACAAGCTGTATCCAGAGTCTTCATCTCAGGGTGACCAAGGGCCCTCCCATGGCTGTGTCTAGACCACACTTTTTCGCCCCTTCTGATGTGCTGGACTCTACCATtgagttttaaagatttatttatttattatgtatacagtgttctgcctacatgtatacctgtaggccagagagggcaccagatctcattacagatggctgtgagccaccatgtggttgtgggaattgaactcaggacctctggaagaacaagcagtactcttatcctctgagccatctctccagcccccatttgttaatattttgagacaagatctcattaagTTGCCTAGGCTAACCTTGAAtctactctgtagcccaggatgtctTTAAACCTGCAtgttcttgcctcagcctctttggTACCTGGGGTGACAGGCCTGTACTACCAGGTACCATCCAACACCCCCTTACTCCCCCACCTCcagggtctcaccatatagcccTAGCTAGTCTGGAATTCCCTGTGTACATTGGGCTGGCATTGgcctcatagaaatctgcctgcctctgaatccTAGGATTGAAAGTATGGTACCATGCCAAGTAGATTTCTATTGTGTGTATAAAATAGTAAATAGGGTCCACTGAAGACCTCACTAGGCTGATAATCAATATAGGAAGCAGAAGTCTGTGGGACCAGGGTCACTAGATAGCATCACATGCATCCCTGAAGAATCCCATCCTCCACTATACAGTCACCCTAAAAAGATGAGGGGACTGGGAAGCTGTAGGGACTGGGAAACTATTCTCAAAACTGCTGGATCAAGCATGATGGGCATCAGAACTCGGCACAGTGCCTGGCAAACAGCGAGTGCTCAATAAACACATGGAACTAACAGAAGAGCTGGGAATTCTGCAAGAAAACCTAAGCTGTCTCCCATCAGATAGCAGTAGGGTAAACTGAAGCCTGGCAGGGTGTGTGCAACTTACCCAGCCCCCATGGGCCTGGATCCAAGGCGCAAAGCTGTGTACATGCTCCACgctgaggccagccagggtacCCCCCAGCCCCGCCACACGCCGGCTTAGCTCCATGGCCAGGGCCAGGCGGGCCAGTGGTTCCGGGGATGGCGGTGGGGGTGCTGGGCATGGCAGCGAGGGGCTGGCACAGTTTGGGGAGGAGCTGACTTCCCGACTGGAGAATAGTTCCACAAGGCGGGCAAAAGAGCCTGCAGACAGTCGAGCCAGTCTACGGTGCAGAGCCGGGTCAGAGGCTAGctgaggggaggaggggcagtGTCGGTTACTGCTACCCCTCAGCAACCACCCCAGAGGGGCACAGCTTCTAAGCACCAAGTCTCACCCAACTTGCCCCTATGGCTTTAGCCAATGGGCTCCCAGGAAGGGGGCCTAGACTCAGAGCCAAGTACAGTTCTGAGTTCTAAACGGTAAATTCTTTAGTTAAGAGTCCCTGAAGCCAAGCCcagagtggtggcacacacctttgatcccagcactcgggaggcaggtctctgagttcaagaccaacctagtctactgagagttccagcacagccagtgctacacagagaaaccctgtctggagaaagaaaaaaaaaaaaaaaaagtcactgcaGCCACTTATCGGACCCTTGTTTTCTACCCAGGTAATGGCTGTTATAGTTTGTCCAGCCAATCAGATTCTGGGAACTTCAGAAGGAAGCTACAACCACCTCTGGTGGCATTTCCTCCATATTCTAAGATGTGTCCTTTGTAGTTGACTAATAgggctcttttgtttgttttagagatggacttcattatgtagccctggttggcctgaagctacagaccaagctggccttgaactcagagatccacttgcctctgcctcctaactgctgggattaaaggggcatACCCATGTCCTACCTTGTTTTAAAACAAGGTCACCCGTGTATAGCCTGGGCCCAGGATAACTTTGAACtagtggcaatcctcctgcctcacattCCCAGAGTGCTCTAGGAGGAAAGTTGTGTTACTATGCTCACTACAATCAAATTTTACACACCTGCTCACAGCCAATCTCTTACCTGGCttatgtttctgtttgtttgctgttggAGTATTTTACTTGGGGCAGAAGGTAATGGAGTACAGTTAAGGACCTCAGCTTGTTAGACAAGGGCTCCGTCACTGAGCCAATCCCTCATGCCTCTGGGTGGGTTCTGTTGACTAAACCCCCTTGGCATGCTGATGGCCCATGAAGGGCACTGGTTTCAAGTCTTACTGTGGGGAGGCTCCAAAGCTCCTGTAAAAATGGTATGCTGTTCACTGGAGCACCGGAGCCTCACTGTTCACCAAGACAATGCAACTCCTGCTTCTGCCCTATGGCACAACTGTTCTGTCCAAGGCGTGGAGCACAGGCCCGTCACCCAGCCATCACCTTTTGGTTGAtgacttctgcctcctcctccagcaaggccaccaGCCTCCTTAGCAGGGCTTCCTTTTCTGTGGATGGGGGACCCTGGAACTCTGGGGGGCAGAAGAGAATTAGACTAAGGAAAGGCCCTGGCTTCACTCCCACACCCACCTGCTCCAGTGCTCCTCTGCGACCTACCTGGGCTGGGCGGAGATCTCAGTTGCTCTTGGACCAACTGTTCTAGACGCTGGGCAACCAGGGCATAGAAGTCTGAAGAAGCTGGGCCTGGAGGAAAGAATAACTCTTTGTAGCCGGGCGgtgatggttcatgcctttagtcccagaacttaggaggcagaggcaggcagatctctgagttcgaggccagtctggtctataagagctagttcgaggacaggctccaaagccacagagaaatcctgtttcaaaaaaccaaaagaaagaaagaaaggaaggaaggaaggaaggaaggaaggaaggaagaaagaaagaaagaaaaagtctttgTGCCTATAGAACAGGATACTTATGGATTCTCTCTTCCAAACCATCTTACTAGACAGGAACAATTTCCATTTCACAAAGGGGTAAACCAAGGCCATGAGAGAATTTGGTAAAAGATAATCAaaatccaggctggagagatggctcagaggttaagatcaccgactgctcttccagaggtcctgagttcaattcccagcaaccacatggtggctcacaaccatccattataagttctggtgccctctactggtgtgcagatatacatggaaacagaatgttgtatacataataaaatctttaaaaaaatattaactaaaaaaaaagatatcaaaatCCTCAGCCTTTCTACTTTGTTGCACCCTCAAATTAAACTGAGAATATCCAACTTAAACTTAGGAGATTATTTTATACAATAAGAGCAAACACAGAGCATTCCTGCCATGACCACCTTATCCTGGTCCATGTCACAGTCAGCGACTGACCAGGCTCAGCTCTGCAGCTCACTTTTCTTCTGAAGTGAGCCATTTAATCAGGTATgctcctttaaaattatttcttaattttatgtatatgggtgttctgcctgcatatgtgtctgtgtaccacttgggTGTGTGGGGCCCAGGAAGCTAGAAAAGTGCATCAGAGGCTGCTGAATgacccagcagttaagaacaccagctgttcttccagcagatcctggttcaattcctaccacctacatggtggctcccaagtttctataactccagatccatgggatccaatgctctttgtagtggcacattcctttaatcccagctctcaggagacagaggacagaggcaggcggatctctgtaagtttgaggccagcctggtctaccgagtgagtttcAGAACTGTTGTGGAGTATTACTTTAACaagacaaagatgtgttacatttgtttatgtaaagatgtgttgctttgcctgcacctgattggtctaatgaaaagctgaatggccaataactatgCAGTAGAGAGACAGGcgaggctggaaggcagagagaataagtaggagaaatctaggctgagAAAAGGAGCTGGccagacagccacagagaaaacagggaataggacatacagaatgaaaggaaaaagccctgaggcaaaacattcatgaagagaaacagattaaaataaagtATAAGAGCTATTGGGAGtcaggcattggtgacacacacctctaatcccagcactcaggaggcagaggcaggtgggtttctgtgcattagaggccagcctggtctacaaagctacaaagagaaaccctgtctcaggaaaaaaaaaaaaaaaaaaaaaagaactaatgtacaagcataagataaggcagaacattcagggtttctctgtggctttggagtctatcctgaaactagctcttgtagaccaggctggcttcaaactctcagagatccacctgcctctgcctcccaagtgctgggattaaaggcatgcaccaccaacgcccaccaGCTAAATTGACTCTTAAGTatctttgagttttcttttgatAGACCAGAGTGAACCCACACGTGTGCTGCATAATCCGAGACaactcataattaataagtcttcatgtcataatttgggagctggttggtggcccaagaAGAAAGTCTCTTACaggggacagccagagctgtttcacagagaaaccctgtctcaaaaaacacaacaaaaaattatCCTATTTAatgagtatgggtgttttgcctgcatgtatgtttgtgtgccaagtgcatgcctgatgcccttgAAGGCCACTGAGGGGACTGGGGACTCTTTCCTCTACCTACCTGCCTCATGTGCTATTGGGAACTGAATACAGGGCTTTTTGCTTGCTAAGCAGGCACTCTACTGACTCATTAGCTTTCTGtaatccaggctagccttaagcccacagcaatcctcctgcctcagtctcccagtgcTGATGATAGCAATGCACCCCACACCCAGGGCTATTGATCATCATTAATCAAATATTAATACCCcttcttacagtctttctctgCTACTTTAAAACAAGGAGCAAGGAGGAGAAATAATTTGCTCAGTCAGATTACCAACTAGCCAATGAGCTGTGGTTAACAACCATGGCTCCTGTCTTATGTGCTAGGGTACTGGGGCTACACAGAAGTCTTCCCTAAGAGCCAGGGAAGCACTATGTAAGGAAAGATGTAATTAGCTAAGACGGGTACCAGAGCACAACCCTCAaccctccaacccccacccctcaccccactgGCCAACCACAGAACTGACAGGTAGAATTCTAAGCagaaatctgggcagtggtggctctttaatcccagcattcggaggCAAAGTCACGTGATCCCTGTGAGTtttcagccagcc
Coding sequences within it:
- the Bcl2l12 gene encoding bcl-2-like protein 12 isoform X2; translation: MPISSLKSDLPWGHSEVLVPRNPAQEEPTDFLSRLRRCLPCPLGRGAPPLESSRPCFLPLRPCYGSQPGPASSDFYALVAQRLEQLVQEQLRSPPSPEFQGPPSTEKEALLRRLVALLEEEAEVINQKLASDPALHRRLARLSAGSFARLVELFSSREVSSSPNCASPSLPCPAPPPPSPEPLARLALAMELSRRVAGLGGTLAGLSVEHVHSFAPWIQAHGGWAGILAMSPVDLNLPLD
- the Bcl2l12 gene encoding bcl-2-like protein 12 isoform X1 is translated as MAGSEDLGLREDTLRVLAAFLRRGEAAGSPVPTPPRNPAQEEPTDFLSRLRRCLPCPLGRGAPPLESSRPCFLPLRPCYGSQPGPASSDFYALVAQRLEQLVQEQLRSPPSPEFQGPPSTEKEALLRRLVALLEEEAEVINQKLASDPALHRRLARLSAGSFARLVELFSSREVSSSPNCASPSLPCPAPPPPSPEPLARLALAMELSRRVAGLGGTLAGLSVEHVHSFAPWIQAHGGWAGILAMSPVDLNLPLD